The following coding sequences are from one Cygnus olor isolate bCygOlo1 chromosome 2, bCygOlo1.pri.v2, whole genome shotgun sequence window:
- the CBLN2 gene encoding cerebellin-2 — protein sequence MGRRRRRGALAEPAGGGCCCCLAAALPLLLLLLPAGCPVRAQNDTEPIVLEGKCLVVCDSSPSADGAITSSLGISVRSGSAKVAFSATRSTNHEPSEMSNRTMTIYFDQVLVNIGNHFDLASSIFVAPRKGIYSFSFHVVKVYNRQTIQVSLMQNGYPVISAFAGDQDVTREAASNGVLLLMEREDKVHLKLERGNLMGGWKYSTFSGFLVFPL from the exons atggggcggcggcggcggcggggggcgctgGCGGAGCCGGCGGGCGgcgggtgctgctgctgcctggcggcggcgctgccgctgctgctgctgctgctgcccgccgGGTGCCCGGTGCGGGCGCAGAACGACACGGAGCCCATCGTCCTGGAGGGGAAGTGCCTGGTGGTGTGCGACTCCAGCCCCTCGGCCGACGGCGCCATCACCTCCTCCCTGGGGATCTCGGTGCGCTCGGGCAGTGCCAAGGTGGCCTTCTCGGCCACCCGCAGCACCAACCACGAGCCCTCCGAGATGAGCAACCGCACCATGACCATCTACTTCGACCAG GTATTAGTTAATATTGGCAACCATTTTGATCTTGCTTCCAGTATATTTGTAGCACCAAGAAAAGGAATATATAGTTTCAGTTTCCACGTGGTCAAGGTCTATAACAGACAAACCATCCAG GTAAGTTTAATGCAAAACGGCTACCCAGTGATTTCAGCTTTTGCAGGGGATCAGGATGTCACCAGAGAAGCAGCCAGCAACGGGGTCTTGCTCCTCatggaaagagaagacaaagtGCATCTCAAACTGGAAAGGGGTAACCTCATGGGAGGGTGGAAATATTCAACCTTTTCTGGCTTCTTAGTCTTTCCACTATAA